CCGTCGAGGCCGCGACAGCGGCGGCGTCCGCGCCCGTACCGGCGCAGACGCAGCGCGACGACCGTGGCAACTACGCGCGCCGGGACGACCGTGGCGAGCGCAGCGGCCGTGGCGGCGCGCGGGGCTACACCCCGCGCGAGGGCAGCGGCAGCACCGGCTTCCAGCGCCGCGACGACCGTCCGGCGTCCGGCGGCTTCAACCGCGACCGCCGGGACGACCGGGGCGGTTTCCAGCGCCGGGACGACCGGCCCGCGAGCGGTGGCTTCCAGCGTCGTGACGACCGTCCGGCGTCCGGTGGTTACCAGCGCCGGGACGACCGTCCGGCCGGTGGCGGCTTCCGCCGTGACGACCGCAAGGAAGGCGGCTTCAACCGCGACCGCCGCGACGACCGCCCCGCGGGCGGCGAGCGCCGTGACGGCGCCCGTCCCTTCGAGCGCCGCGAGCACCGCCCGACCGGTGACCGCCCGTTCAACCGCGACCGCCGCGACGACCGCCCCGCGGGCGGCTTCCGCTCCGGCGGCCACGACCGCCCGTCGGGCCGCCGCGACGACCACCGCGGCGGCACGACCGGCACGAGCACGGGCTCGTTCGGCCGCCGCGACGACAAGCCGCGCTGGAAGCGCAACGGCTGACCGCCGCACCCGCTGACGGGGCCCGTACCGCGCCATCCAGGCCGCGGTACGGGCCCCGCCCGCTCCCCCACCCCCGCCCGGGGGGATACCCGATCGGCTCCCGCTCCGGGGGCGGCTATGCTCGTGGGTGACGCGTCAGGGGCCGTTAGCTCAATTGGTCAGAGCAGCAGACTTTTAATCTGTTGGTTGTGGGTTCGAGTCCCACACGGCCTACAACTCGGGCCCCGGTCAGGAAGGTTCTGACCGGGGCCCGTTGTCGTTTCAGCGCGTGACGGGGCGCCTGCCGGCCCGCTGCCGGCCCGAGCGCCGGTGAGCACGGCAGGGCCGCGCCCGGCCACCGGATGCGCTCGGTGAGCGGGGCGGTTTCGCTCAGCGGCCGACGGTGTGGGGCTTCATGGTGACGGGGTCGACGACGATGACGAACGGGTCCCCGTAACGCCGCCCCTTCTTCCGGCCGGGTCGATCCGGCGCCGGGCCCGCTTCTGCCTTCGCTTCCCGGTACCGGGCGACGACGTCCGTGTACCTCGGGTCTGTCCACTCCACCGGATCACCTCTCCTGGTTCCCCGACGACGGTACGGACGCCGGACAACGACCGTCAGCGGAAACATCAGTTCGGGCCGCTACGTACGCGTCCGCCCCACCCCCAGGCCCCGGCCCACATCGGGCCCAGTCGGCCGGGGCGCTCCACGGTGGTGTCGGAGGTGGCCGGGGGCGGAAACCGGGTCTCGGGTGGCCGTCCGGAACGTCGGCTCGTACGTACGGGGAACATCCGGCAGTTGGCGAGCGGACCCCTGGTCAACCGGGAGATGAACGTCTGGCGTATCGGGCCTGAGGGCGTCCCCGCTGGGCCCGTGGACCCTGCCCTGTGGGCCCTGACCTGTCCTTACTCTGCTCGCGCTCGGGGTGGGCGACGGTCGCGTGAGGTGGGAGAACAGGTGAAGAAGGCCCGGAGGTTCCAGTGGTGTCAGGTGCGTCCGCACGAAGGGAGACAACCGGATTCGCTCCGTCGTGACCGGTGGCGGGACCGGGGGCAGAGCGGTGCGGAGTATGCCGCGGTGTTCGGGGTCGTGGCCACGATCGTCGCCGCCATCGTCGGACTGAGTCTCCCCGACCAGGAGGCGACCGGGCTCAAGAGCGCGGTGTGCCGGGTGCTGCATCCGCTGAGCGGGGACGAGGCGTGTGCCACCGGCGACTACGCCGACGGTGACGGCGGAGGAGAAGGCGACGGCGGAGGCGGAGGTGAGGGCGGGGACCCCTTCGTACCCAACGGCGATCCGTTCGAGCCGACCAGATGTCTGCTGTCCCAGGAGCAGACCAAGACCACCGTCGTCGTCCAGATCTTCTTCATCAAGATCAGCAGCTCGGAGACGGTCAAGCTTCAGCAGTGGTCCGACGGCACCGTCACCCTGGAGCGGATCACCGAGGTCGGCGGCGGTGTCACGGCCAGCGTCTCCGCCGGGATTCGCGGTCTGGAGGACTGGGGCGGCAGCGCCAAGCTGAGCGGTACGTATCTGGCGGGCAGCGGCAGCGGCGGGCAGTGGCTCTTCTCCGGCAACAAGACCGGTGACCCGCAGAAGGACCTTGAGCTGAATCTTGAGGACGCCAAGCAGTTCACCGAATACCTGAAGGCCCAGGACGAGTGCAACTCCCGCCCCGCCGGGCCCCGTTCCTCCGAACTCGGCATGATCTGCGGCTACCACGCGAACAAGAAGAAGCCCGACCTGCCGCCGGAGAAGGCCCCGGACGTCGATGTCACCAAGACCTCCATCGAGGCGTCGGGCAACGCGAACTTCGGCGGGAAGTTCAAGAGCAACGGCAAGGGCGGCAAGGACGCGGGCAAGAGCGACGGCCCCAAGGACCTCGGGAAGATCTCCGGCGAGGTGGCCAACGGCACGATGACCGAAGACGTCGTCGTCATGCGCGCGCACACCGGACCCAATGCCGGGAAGATCACCTTCGTCTACACCTTCACCGTCAAGGGGTCGGGCGGCGCGGGCGGTGTCGTCACCGGCGAGAAGATGCAGCAGGTGGCGGTCACGTACGACGCGGCGACGTACGACCAGGAGGAGGCGGACGGCAAGGCGCACCGCCCGGAGAAGCTGGTGATCACGACCAGCGAGGAGCTCGGTGGCGGTGGCGGTATCAAGGTCGAGGGCGGTGCCAACGCCGGTCCCGTGACGATCGATGTCGGCGGCGGTGGCGGCTCCACCGAGTCGCAGATCTATACGGAGACGGCGGAACTCGTCCTCGACAACGACGCCGACAGCACGCTTGTCGAGGACTGGCTGCGCGGCAACGGCGACCAGCCGGCGAAGAACCCGCTGCCCTCCCCCACCGACGCGGCCGAGGTTCCCGGCCCCGACGCGAGCCCCCTGGAGCGGCTGCTGCACGACAAGGGCAAGCTCAGCCGGCTCGACTACCAGGCCAACACCGACTGGTGGAACGCCTCGCTCGGCATCGGCTTCGGCATCTCCGCCGGGCAGTTCACCCTCGGCTTCAAACTCTTCGGGATCGACATCACCCACGAGGAGAAGACCCAGACGATCACCGGGAACCCCACCTACGCCACCGGCCCCAAGAGCGGCGGCGCCCGCCCGTGGGTGGACTGGAAGAACTGCAGCAAGATCAAGCCCATCCCGACGTAACACCGCCGGAGCATCGCGCCTTCGGCCCGCCCCGACCGGACCGGACCCGAAACCGCCAGGAGCGCGAGCGCTCCTCCCCGTGCGCGCCTCCGGCAGGATCCCGGACGCGTGTCAGCCCCGCCCACCGAGCGCACTCGGTGGGCGGGGCCGTTTCGTCGTGTCCGGGGTCGGGTCCGCCGGGTCCGCCGGGTCCGCCGGGTCCGCCGGGTCCGTCGGGTCCGTCGAGTCGGTCAAGTCCGTCAAGTCCGCCGGGCCGTCGGGGCTTTGAGGTCCGTCCCGCGTACCCGGTCACGCTTCCCGCGGTCGGCACCGGACAAGCCGGTGCTCTGGACATGTCCGCTGGTCAACCGGCAAATGAACGTCTGCCGGGTGAGGCATGAGCGGGCCCTCCGGTAGGTCCGTGGGCCCTGCACCCGGGTCCGGGCCCGTCCTTACGCTGCTGCCGCCCCGGGCCTCGGGGACAACGGCGTGAAGCGGGGGAACAGGTGCGTGACCGGCGGCGGGACAGAGGGCAGAGCGGTGCGGAGTACGCCGCGGTGTTCGGGGTCGTGGCCACGATCGTGGCCGCCATCGTCGGGCTGAGCCTGCCGGATCAGGAGGCGACCGGGCTGAAGAGCGCGGTGTGCCGGGTGCTGCATCCGTTGAGCGGGGACGAGGCGTGTGCCACCGGCGACTACGCGGACGGCGAGGGTGGGGGAGAGGGCGGCGGTGGTGGCGAGGGCGGGGATCCCTTCGTACCGAACGGCGATCCGTTCGAGCCCGCGAGGTGTCTGCTGTCCCAGGAGCAGACCAAGGACACCGTCGTCATCCAGGTGGTCTTCGTCAAGATCAGCTCCTCGGAGACGGTCAAGCTTCAGCAGTGGTCCGACGGCACCGTCACCCTGGAGCGGGTGAACGAGACCAGCGGCGGGGTCACCGCCAGCATCTCGGCCGGCATTCCGGGCCTGAAGGACTGGGGCGGCAGCGCCAAGCTGAGCGGTACGTATCTGGCGGGCAGCGGCAGCGGCGGCCAGTGGCTCTTCTCCGGCAACAAGACCGGCGATCCGCAGAAGGACCTGGAGCTGAATCTCGCGGACGCCCAGAAGTTCGCCGCGTACCTCAGACAGAACGACGGTTGCCGCTACCAGAGCGGCTACAACCCCGGTGCCGCGATGGGAGCCTGCCAGCAGGACGCGGCCTCCAGAAAACCCGACCTCGAACCGGAGTTGGCGCCGGACGTCGACATCACCAAGACGTCCGTCGAGGCGTCGGGCAACGTCAGCTTCGGCGGGAAGTTCAAGGGCAACGGCAAGGGCGGCAAGGACGCGGGCAAGAGCGACGGCCCCAAGGACCTCGGCAAGATATCCGGTGAACTGCTCTCCGGCACGATGACCGAGGACGTCGTCGTCATGCGCGCCCACACCGGCGCGAACGCGGGGAAGATCACCTTCGTCTACACCTTCACGGTGAAGGGCACGGCCGGGGCCGGGGGCGTCGCCACCGGCGAGCGGATGCAGCAGGTCGCCGTCACGTACGACGCCGCCGCGTACGACCAGGAGGAGGCGGACGGTACGGCGCACCGCCCGGAGAAGCTGGTCGTCACCACCAGCCAGGACGCCGGGGAGGGCGGTGGCCTCAAGCTCGAAGCGGGCGCCAACGCGGGTCCCGTGACGATCGACGTCGGTGGCGGCGGCGGAAGCGTCAACTCCCGGATCCATACGGAGACGGCGGAACTCGTCCTCGACAACGACGCCGACAGCACCCTCGTCGAGGACTGGCTGCGCGGCAACGGCGACCACCCCGCGAAGAACCCGCTGCCCTCCCCGTCGGACGCGGCCGGGGTCCCGGGCCCGGACGCGAGCCCGCTGGAGCGGCTGCTGCACGACAAGGGGAAGCTCAGCCGGCTCGACTACGAGGCCAACACCGACTGGTGGAACGCCTCACTGGGCATCGGCTTCGGGGTCTCGGCCGGGCAGTTCACCCTCGGCTTCAAGCTTTTCGGGATCGAGATCACCCACGAGAGCAAGGAGCAGACGATCACCGGCGATCCGACGTACGCCACCGGGCCGACGAGCGGCGGCGCCCGGCCGTGGGTCGAGTGGAAGAACTGCACCCGGACGAAACCGATCACGTAGCTCGTCGGTCGGCTGGTTACGCAGCCGGTCGGCCGACCGCGTGATCGGTCGGGCGGCCGATGGCGGGGGCGGCCGGCCTGCCCGTCGCGTAACTGGTGGCGTACGCGGTTGCGTTGCCGGTGGCGCAACTGGTCGCGTGAGCGGTTGCGTTGACCTGTCACGTAACTGGTCCCGTGAACTGTTGCGTTGACCGGTGGCGCAACTCGTCGCGTAGCTCGTCGCGTGAACAGTCGTGTTCACCGGTCACGTAACTGGTCACGCGAGCAGTCGCGTTGACCGGTCGCAGCCGATCGCGTGACCGGTGGTCGCGGCTGACGCCGGCCCGGCCGTGCGAGGTGCCTGCGCCCGGCCGGGCCGTATCGGGGGCCGGCCCTACGCCCCGCCTCGCGGAGTGGGCCGTTCAGCCCCGCAGCGCGGCCAAGTCCTCTTCGCCGAGGGTGAGTTCGCGCGCGGCGACGTTCTCCTCCAGGTGGTCCAGCGAGCCGGTGCCCGGGATCGCGAGGATCACCGGCGACGTGGCCAGCAGCGCGGCGATCGCGGCCTGCGGCGTGGTCGCGCCGAGACGGGCCGCGAGCTTGCCGAGCCGTTCGGTGTCGAGCGGCCTGCCGCCACCGCCGAGCGGGAAGAACGGTACGTACGCGATTCCCGCCCGCTCGCACTCGGCGAGGAGCCCCATGTCGTCGGCGTACTGGTTCTGCACCGCCGTGACGGGCCCGATCGCGCGGGCCTCCGCCAGTTGCGCGGAGTCGACGTTGCTGACGCCCAAGTGCCGGATCAGCCCTTCCTGGCGGAGCCCGTCCAGCACCGCGAAGCGTTCGGCGATCGACTCCCCGCCCGGCCCGGACATGCCGCCCACCCGCAGATACACCAGGTCGAGCCGGTCCAGCCCGAGGGCGCGCAGATCCGCCTCGACCAGGCCGCGCAGCTGATCGGGGGCCGCCTGCCCGCTGGGCAGGTCGTTCGGGCCGGGCAGCGGGCCGACCTTGGTCGCGATCACCAGGCCGTCCGGGTAGGGGGAGAGCGCGGTGCGGATCAGTTCGTTGGCCCGTACGGCTCCTCGGTTGTAGAAGCCCGCCGTGTCGATGTGGTTCACACCCAGCTCGGCCACCCGCCGCAGAACGGCGACGCCGTTCTCGGGAGCCCGCGCCGGGCCGTCGAAGGTGCTCATCGCCAGGCGCATCGCTCCGAAGCCGAGCCGGTCGATGGTCAGGTTTCCGCCGAGGGAGAAGGTCGTGATCGTCATGGTGTCCATGCTGGGGGCGTGGGCGGCGACCGGCGAGTCGGTGGCAGCTTGGTGCCAGACTGGCGGAATGCGGAACGAACACGTGCTTCAGGTGCGAGGGGACGCGGACCTCGTCGCACGCGCCGGGCACCTCTTCGCGTCCGCGCGGACCGAGTTCGTCTGCGCCGCCCGCGATCTGCGGACCTGGTCACGGCCGGAGGCCAGGGCGGCGGCCGGGGGCCGGATACGCGCGGTGGGCTCGCCGGGCTTCACCGTACGCAAGCTGCTCAGCCCGGTCGCGCTCGCCGACGAGGAGGCCCGCGCCCATCTGCGGCGCGTACGGGGCGAAGGCGCCCTCGTCCGGATCAGCGCGTCCGGGCTGCCGCACGAGACGATCCTCATCGACCGGCGGGTGATGATCGTCGCCGGGCGGGAGGCGCCGGGCGGCCGGGAGTACACGGTGACGACGTCGGAGACCCTGGTCGCGGGGGTCGACTCGCTGTTCCGGGCGATCTGGGACGCGGCCGTGGAGCTCGACACCTATCTGCGCGGCGACGTCCCCCACCTCGGCCCGGAGGCCCGGGAGATCCTCGCGGCGCTGGCCTCGGGGCGTACGGACGAGTCGGCGGCCCGACGGCTCGGGATCTCCCTGCGTACGTACCGGCGACGGGTGGCGGACCTGATGAGGGCGCTGGAGGCGGACTCCCGCTTCCAGGCGGGGCTGCGCGCGGGCGAACTGGGGCTGGGGGCCGTCGCGCCGGCGGAGCGCCACGACTGACGCGCCGGTGGAGCGCCACGGCTGACGCGGGACCGGCGGTACCGGCGAGGGCGCGGGGACCGGCGGGACGTACGGGACTACAGCCCGGGCGGTCGGCCCGGGGCGTCGCCGGGGGTTCGGCGGTGGCTGTGGGGTGGTCGCGGTGCGGGGGCATTGCGGTGGCGGGCCCGTACGCGCGAAGGCCCCGGCCGGATCAGCGGGATCGGTCCGGGGTCCTCGTCGGCGTGGTCGCGTGGGGCGGTGCCCGGGTCAGCTCTGCGGCGGGCGGTTGTCGCCCGGCGTCGGCCGCTCCCGCGAACCCAGCTGCTCGTTGAGCTTCTCCTGGGCCGTGTCGACCTGGCCCTGGTACTTTCCGCCGGTCTTCTTGTCGACGGCGTCACCGGCCTTGTCGACGCCTTTGCGGACGGTGTCCTCGCGGCCCTTCACCAGGCCCTTGAGTTTGTCGAGCATCGACATGGGTCGTCCTCCCTCATGGGTTGCTCCTCCCAGCATCGGGGCGCCCGCCGTATCCCGCATCCGGGCGGCGGCGGGGGCGGCGGCACGGCGCGACAGGACTTCGGCAGGACCCGTCAGGACACCCGTCAGGACATCGACAGGACATCGACAGGACATCGACAGGACATCGACAGGGTGGGGACAGGGCATCGACGCGGCGACCACGGGGCGGATCCTGGTCGGCGACAAAGCGTACGGAAGGGCTGCCAGCCCCCCTAATTCGAACTGATGAACGAGCAGAAATCCGCCCCCGATGCTGCACACCGGCGCCGGTGGTCGCACTCTTGACCGTATGAGTGACATACCGATCGTCGTACACCGGCCGTCCGGGACGGGCGGCCGGCGCGTCACCGTCCGCGGCCGGATCATGGGACTCGCGCACAACGACGACCATCTGATCGAATTCCTGCGCCGCGCCGGACTGCCCGACGCGTGGGAACTGCTGGACGACACCGCCTGGGTGGAGTGGCAGGGCGGACATCCGCACGAGTACGGCGGCGAGTGACCGGGGACACGCTCTGCCGATTGTCAGTGGCGGGCCGTAGCCTTACGGCATGTCAGTTTCACCGGACACCTCGGATATCTCGGATGCCCGTGCCTCCGTCCGTCCCGCCGGCGTCGTCAACGCGGAGATCCGCGCCCTGTGGGCGCGTGCGGGCCGGGCGCTGTCGCCGGTCGAGCAGGAGACGTATCAACGGTTGCTGGTCGAGTGGGCCGCGGCGGTCCGGGCCGATGTGGTGGAGGCGGCCTAGGTCTGCCCGGCGGATCTTCGCGCATCGGCCCGTGTTCGCCGGGCCCTCCCGGCAAATGGAAATGATCTTGGTCGGAATGGCGTAGTGTTGCGCTCAACGGCGCGGGGTGGAGCAGCTCGGTAGCTCGCTGGGCTCATAACCCAGAGGTCGCAGGTTCAAATCCTGTCCCCGCTACTCGCAGAGAACGAAGGCCCGGATCCACACAGGATCCGGGCCTTCGTCGTGCCCGATCGATCCCCCCACTCATCTCGTCGTCGCCCCGGCCGGTCGTGCTTGACCTTTACGCAACGTCAAGATTTAGCGTTCCGGTCATGGAGTGGTCGATCCAGGACATCGCGAAGAAGGCCGGTACGACGAGCCGCACGCTCAGGCACTACGGCGAGCTGGGGCTGCTGTCCCCGAGCCGGGTCGGCGCCAACGGCTACCGCTACTACGACCAGGACGCCCTCGTCCGCTTGCAGCGGATCCTGCTGCTGCGGGAGCTCGGGCTCGGCCTGCCCGCGATCGCCGGGATCCTCGACGGCCAACAGGACACGGCCGCCGCCCTGCGTACCCATCTCACTCTGCTCGAACAGGAGCGCGAGCGGGTGGGACGGCTGATCACATCGGTGCGGACCACTCTCCACAAGACCGAGAGAGGAGAACAGCTCATGGCCGAGGAGATTCTCGACGGCTTCGATCACACGGTGTACGAGCAGGAGGTGACCGAGCGCTGGGGCCGGGACGCGTACGACAAGGGAGACCGCTGGTGGCGGGCGCTCAGCGAGAGTGAGCGCCGGGAGTTCATGGGCCGGCACGAGGCCATCGCCCGCGACTGGGGGCGGGCCAAGGAAGCCGGTCTCGCCCCAGACAGCGAGGAGGCTCAGGCCCTCGCGCGCCGGCACTGCGACTGGCTGGCGAGCAGCACGCCTGTCTCGAAGTCGTACGTCGTCGGTGTCGGCGCGATGTACGTGGACGACCCGCGTTTCGGCCGCAATTACGACACGCACGCGGAGGGCGCCGCCGTCCTCGTACGGGACGCGCTGACGGTGTACGCCGAGCGCCATCTGACCGACTGACGGGCGGTACCGGGCCTCGCGGGACGGTACGGGGCGCCGTACGGGGCCGTGCCGGGCTCCGTACGCGTCCGAGCGGGTCCGGGCCTGTCGATAGCCCGGTCGGTCGACGCGGCTGGCTTCCTGGCGCGTAAAGAGCCAGCCTGGGAGGAGCGCGGTACCGTCCGCAGCCGTCGGCGGACCGGGCAGGAGGCCACTGTGGGGCACCCGCGAGACAGTGGGGACGACGAGACGTCGGCCGAGAGCGGGCAGCGGGCCCGTTCCGCCGGGGGGAACGTCCGCCGTTCCGGGCTGTCGGCCAGGGTCCGGGGGCTGGGCGACAGAGCCCGGCGCGGATTCCGGCGCGCGGGCCCCGGTTCCGACCCGGGTCCTGAACCAGGTCCCGAACCGGGCTCCGGTCTCGCGGGCCGCGGCTCCGGTGCGGACCCGGGCCCCGGTCCCACTCCCGGCCCCGGTCCCGGCCCCGGCCCCGGTCCCGCCGGCACCGACCCCGACCCCGGCCGGGACCCGGGTCCCGCCCTCACCCCCGCCCCCACTCCGGGTCCCGCCCCCGCTCCCGCCCGCCGCACCCGCCTCCCCGGCGGCTCCTCGGAGCCCCGGCACGCGGGCCCCCGTTCCCCCGGCCCCCCTCCCTCCGGCGTCCGCGCGCCCGCCGCCACGCCCGCCGTCCGCCCCGTCGGATACCGTCCGTCGGGTTCCCGCCCGGCGAACCCCGTCCGGCCCGGTTTCGACCCGGAGGAGTTCCTCGGGGACAGCTCGCCCGCCGCCGTGAAGCACCCCCCGGGCTTCGGCCCAGACGACGCCCGCCCGCCCAGCCGGCGGCACGGCCGGCACGCCGCCCGGCGGGCGCATCCCGTCGTGGCGGTCCTGCCGTTCATGATCATCGCGTTCGGAGTCGTCCTCGACCAGGCGACCCCCGCCGCCTTCACCGCCGCCCCGTTCTTCGCCGCGGCCTCCCTGGTCGCCGCCCCGTTCTTCTCGTTCGCGCGCACCCTCGTCGTCGGCATCGTCTCGGTCGCCATCGTCCTCGGGCTGCACGTCTACAACGGCACGGCCGGCGGCCTGGAGACGATCACCGAATCGCTGACCGTCTTCACGGTCTCCGTCCTCGCGCTGGCCATCAACGGTGTCGTACGCCGCAGCGGCGAACGCCTGGCCTCGGCGCGGGTCATCGCGGAGGCGGCCCAGCGCGCCGTCCTGCCCACACCCGCGCCCAGAATCGGCGGGCTGCACGTCGCCGCGCGCTACGAGGCCGCCGAGGAGGGCGCCTTCATCGGAGGTGACCTGTTCGCCGTCCAGGACACGGAGTACGGGGTGCGGCTGGTGGTCGGTGACGTACGCGGCAAAGGCATGGGCGCCGTCGAGACCGTGGCCGTCGTCATCGGCGCGTTCCGCGAGGCCGCCGAGCAGGAGCCGACGCTCGAAGGGGTCGCGCGGCGGCTGGAGCGGGCGCTCGCGCGGGAGGGCACGCGGCGCGACGGCATCGACCTGTTCGAGGGGTTCACCACCGCCGTACTGGCCGAGATCCCGCACACCGACGGCATGGTCCGCGTGGTCAACCGCGGCCATCCGGAGCCGCTGCTGCTCGCCCCCGACGGGGTGCTGACTGTGCTGGACCCGACCGAACCGGCGCTGCCGCTCGGAATGGGCGAGCTGGGCACCTGGCCGGACCTCGCGGAGGAGGTCCCGTACCGGTCGGGGACGACGCTGCTCCTCTACACCGACGGGCTCACCGAGGCCCGTAACGCCGCGGGGGTCTTCTACGACCCGCGCCAGCGGCTCGCCGGGCGGGTCTTCCCCGGTCCGGACGAACTGCTGGAGGTGATCGTCGGGGACGTACGGGCGCACACCGGAGGCGGCCGTACGGACGACATGGCGCTGCTGGCGGTCTGCCGGCCCGTCGATCTGCTGCCGGAACGGAGCCCCGTGGAGCCCGTGGCGACCTGACATCGCCGCCTCGCCGGACGCGGCCGTCCCGCGCCCGGCACGCTCCGTAGTCGATATGCGCCGCTCCGCATAACATTTGACGCACCGTCAGTTCGAGTGGGCGATCGCACATTGCCCGAAGGACGATCAACTCGCCCGATTCCGCCTGCTTGTGTCCCGGTTGGTCCAGGCCGCAGCTGTGAACGATCACCTGGAACAGCTTGGAATAGGCCCCCGTCGTCTATTAACGTTCGATAACGCAGCGCGGTTGTCCCAGCCGTCGAAAGAGTCGGCGCCGTGCGCATGTGCCGAATTCCGTAAGGAAACCGGGGAACCACCAATTGGGGTGAATCGGGCGCCTCTTGCTGCCTTGTGCGGTGAAGAACGCCCGTAGGAGACCTTCCTGCTCCGAACCCGTCAGCTAACCCGGTAGGCGAGAAGGAAGGAAAGGAGAGCGCCCCCGTGGCGTCAAACAGCCCTGTCTCCGAGACCTCGGCCCGGCTCCACTTCGGCCCCGGAAGCCGGTTCGCCGGTACCGGTCCCGCCGACGGCGAGGTGAACGGAGAGCGGGAGGAATGGAATCCCACCGCGGAGACCGTCCGTCCCGTACGCGGCAAGCACCGTGTCGCCAAGCAGCGCAACGCTCTCGCCCGTAGCTCCACCGTCCTCGGCGTCGGTGTCATCGCCGCGGTCGGCGCCGGAGGCATCGCCTCCGCGCAGGACAAGCCTCCGGTCTCGATATCCCTGCCCGACGCCATCTCGGACAGCCTCCCCGACGCCAAGTCCCTTCCCGGTGTCGGGTCTTTCATGTCCGACGGCGACAGCGCCGCCGACGAGACCCCCTCCCCGCTCACCACCGCCGGGCTCACCGCCGCGGACGCCCAGCAGGGCGCCACGGACTCCGGCGAGGCGCTGCGCGCCCGCATCCTCCAGCAGGCCGAGCAGCAGCAGGCCGGTGCCGACGCCGCCCAGAAGGCGAGCGTGGAGGCCGCCGCCGCCGCCGAGGCGGCGGCGAAGGCCGAGCAGCAGCAGACCGACGCGGAGAAGGAAGCCGCC
Above is a window of Streptomyces sp. NBC_01498 DNA encoding:
- a CDS encoding aldo/keto reductase; amino-acid sequence: MTITTFSLGGNLTIDRLGFGAMRLAMSTFDGPARAPENGVAVLRRVAELGVNHIDTAGFYNRGAVRANELIRTALSPYPDGLVIATKVGPLPGPNDLPSGQAAPDQLRGLVEADLRALGLDRLDLVYLRVGGMSGPGGESIAERFAVLDGLRQEGLIRHLGVSNVDSAQLAEARAIGPVTAVQNQYADDMGLLAECERAGIAYVPFFPLGGGGRPLDTERLGKLAARLGATTPQAAIAALLATSPVILAIPGTGSLDHLEENVAARELTLGEEDLAALRG
- a CDS encoding DNA-binding response regulator; the encoded protein is MRNEHVLQVRGDADLVARAGHLFASARTEFVCAARDLRTWSRPEARAAAGGRIRAVGSPGFTVRKLLSPVALADEEARAHLRRVRGEGALVRISASGLPHETILIDRRVMIVAGREAPGGREYTVTTSETLVAGVDSLFRAIWDAAVELDTYLRGDVPHLGPEAREILAALASGRTDESAARRLGISLRTYRRRVADLMRALEADSRFQAGLRAGELGLGAVAPAERHD
- a CDS encoding antitoxin, with translation MSMLDKLKGLVKGREDTVRKGVDKAGDAVDKKTGGKYQGQVDTAQEKLNEQLGSRERPTPGDNRPPQS
- a CDS encoding MerR family transcriptional regulator, whose protein sequence is MEWSIQDIAKKAGTTSRTLRHYGELGLLSPSRVGANGYRYYDQDALVRLQRILLLRELGLGLPAIAGILDGQQDTAAALRTHLTLLEQERERVGRLITSVRTTLHKTERGEQLMAEEILDGFDHTVYEQEVTERWGRDAYDKGDRWWRALSESERREFMGRHEAIARDWGRAKEAGLAPDSEEAQALARRHCDWLASSTPVSKSYVVGVGAMYVDDPRFGRNYDTHAEGAAVLVRDALTVYAERHLTD
- a CDS encoding PP2C family protein-serine/threonine phosphatase produces the protein MKHPPGFGPDDARPPSRRHGRHAARRAHPVVAVLPFMIIAFGVVLDQATPAAFTAAPFFAAASLVAAPFFSFARTLVVGIVSVAIVLGLHVYNGTAGGLETITESLTVFTVSVLALAINGVVRRSGERLASARVIAEAAQRAVLPTPAPRIGGLHVAARYEAAEEGAFIGGDLFAVQDTEYGVRLVVGDVRGKGMGAVETVAVVIGAFREAAEQEPTLEGVARRLERALAREGTRRDGIDLFEGFTTAVLAEIPHTDGMVRVVNRGHPEPLLLAPDGVLTVLDPTEPALPLGMGELGTWPDLAEEVPYRSGTTLLLYTDGLTEARNAAGVFYDPRQRLAGRVFPGPDELLEVIVGDVRAHTGGGRTDDMALLAVCRPVDLLPERSPVEPVAT
- a CDS encoding M23 family metallopeptidase, translating into MASNSPVSETSARLHFGPGSRFAGTGPADGEVNGEREEWNPTAETVRPVRGKHRVAKQRNALARSSTVLGVGVIAAVGAGGIASAQDKPPVSISLPDAISDSLPDAKSLPGVGSFMSDGDSAADETPSPLTTAGLTAADAQQGATDSGEALRARILQQAEQQQAGADAAQKASVEAAAAAEAAAKAEQQQTDAEKEAAEKAREAKEAAERKAEEKRLEKLAASFSLPTSSYTLTSTYGQTGSMWSSGQHTGLDFAAPTGTPAKAVHGGTVQSAGWSGSYGYRVVLELDDGTEIWYAHLSSMTVAAGQKVTTGETIGRVGATGNVTGPHLHLEVHTPGGSGIDPLSWLRSKGLNP